The following proteins come from a genomic window of Acidimicrobiia bacterium:
- the xdh gene encoding selenium-dependent xanthine dehydrogenase: MTLISEDTTTFIINGTEATVSNRHPHLLAALREELGITSPKDGCAPMGQCGCCAVLVDGKARISCQTQLDKVAGSEVVTLEGFDESERERLATAFAVTGALQCGFCTPGILVRTKALLDDKGSDLTRETAAGRLGGHLCRCTGYTKIFDAIEMLAKGHIPAPERASGIGKSGVKYEAHELALGDRDYVDDMRPAGMLHAAVRLADHARADVVRIDTSAAEAMPGVVRVLTAADVPGELKVGIIHTDWPVFIPEGGRTSYLGDVLALVVAEDVVTARLAAGAVSVEYTVLAPFTDPAKAIASEEDAVWGLRGNTLSVSRYQRGDVAAALAGSAHTVHEVFETPRIEHAFLEPESTLAVPRQDGTLLVYSGGQGVWDDRDQIASVLGVEQEKVVVELVSNGGAFGGKEDMSNQAQTALAAFLIGRPVKCTLTREQSMLLHPKRHPIRVEMWAGCDARGRLTALKARMLGDSGPYASVGMKVLERAAGHASGPYAFPNIDVESVAARTNNPVCGAFRGFGANQAQFATEGIIDRLSEMVGISGWEMRWRNAVEPGAVWGPGQIMDEGSIGAKQCLEAVRAVYDQAKADGKAVGLGLGLKNSGLGNGFKEIARAVVRFDADGGVEVRHCWTEMGQGIHTVAQQVAAEELGVDPAKVRVVVDTTRELGAGQTTGSRGTLMGAGAVADACRLAKESGMAPGVDYPGEYRVDWTNKLEDAVEHPIIHSTFGYAAQVVIADKATGAIEKVVAAHDVGRAVNPLLCSGQIEGSVHMGLGYALSEEFPADELGRPTNMTLRSLGIIRPKDMPDVEVILVEAPQPNAPYGIKGVGEIGLVPTAGAVAAAFHDVDGVWRTKLPMQVHQPLGV; this comes from the coding sequence ATGACGCTGATCAGCGAGGACACGACGACCTTCATCATCAACGGGACCGAGGCCACGGTCTCCAATCGGCACCCCCACCTGCTCGCCGCCCTGCGCGAGGAGCTCGGTATCACCTCACCGAAGGACGGCTGCGCCCCGATGGGCCAGTGTGGTTGCTGCGCGGTCCTCGTGGACGGCAAGGCTCGTATCTCGTGCCAAACACAACTCGACAAGGTCGCCGGGTCCGAGGTCGTGACCCTCGAAGGCTTCGACGAGTCGGAACGGGAGCGCCTCGCAACAGCGTTCGCGGTGACCGGCGCCTTGCAATGCGGATTCTGCACACCGGGGATCCTCGTGAGGACGAAGGCGCTCCTCGACGACAAGGGCAGCGATCTCACCAGGGAGACGGCGGCCGGACGGCTCGGAGGGCACCTGTGCCGCTGCACCGGTTACACCAAGATCTTCGACGCCATCGAGATGCTCGCCAAGGGCCACATCCCCGCCCCCGAGCGGGCCTCCGGCATCGGCAAGTCGGGGGTGAAGTACGAGGCCCACGAACTGGCCCTCGGCGACCGCGACTACGTCGACGATATGCGGCCTGCCGGGATGTTGCACGCCGCCGTGCGGCTCGCCGACCACGCCAGGGCCGACGTCGTGCGCATCGACACCTCGGCGGCCGAGGCGATGCCCGGCGTCGTGCGGGTTCTCACGGCGGCCGATGTCCCCGGCGAGCTGAAGGTCGGGATCATCCACACGGATTGGCCGGTGTTCATCCCCGAGGGAGGGCGAACCTCGTACCTCGGGGACGTGCTTGCCCTCGTCGTGGCCGAGGACGTCGTCACGGCACGGCTCGCCGCCGGCGCCGTCTCCGTCGAGTACACGGTCCTCGCACCGTTCACGGACCCTGCGAAGGCGATCGCATCCGAGGAGGACGCCGTGTGGGGGCTTCGAGGCAACACGCTCTCCGTCTCGAGGTACCAAAGGGGAGACGTGGCGGCGGCTCTCGCCGGGTCGGCCCACACCGTTCACGAGGTTTTCGAGACCCCGCGCATCGAGCATGCCTTCCTCGAGCCGGAGTCGACCCTCGCCGTGCCTCGCCAGGATGGGACCTTGCTGGTGTACAGCGGCGGCCAGGGAGTTTGGGACGACCGTGACCAGATCGCATCTGTGCTCGGCGTCGAGCAGGAGAAGGTGGTCGTCGAGCTCGTCTCGAACGGAGGCGCCTTCGGCGGCAAGGAGGACATGTCCAACCAGGCGCAAACCGCGCTCGCCGCCTTCCTGATCGGCCGGCCGGTCAAGTGCACCCTCACCAGGGAGCAGTCGATGCTCCTCCACCCGAAGAGGCACCCGATCCGGGTCGAGATGTGGGCAGGCTGCGACGCCCGAGGCAGGCTGACCGCCCTCAAGGCGCGCATGCTCGGCGACTCCGGTCCGTACGCCTCGGTTGGAATGAAGGTGCTCGAGCGCGCCGCCGGCCATGCGAGCGGCCCGTACGCCTTCCCGAACATCGACGTCGAGTCGGTGGCAGCGCGCACGAACAACCCGGTGTGCGGCGCCTTTCGGGGCTTCGGCGCCAACCAAGCCCAGTTCGCCACCGAGGGGATCATCGACCGCCTCTCCGAGATGGTCGGCATCAGCGGGTGGGAGATGCGGTGGCGCAACGCGGTGGAGCCCGGGGCGGTGTGGGGACCGGGCCAGATCATGGACGAGGGGTCGATCGGTGCCAAGCAGTGCCTCGAGGCGGTTCGGGCCGTCTACGACCAGGCGAAGGCGGACGGCAAGGCCGTCGGGCTCGGGCTCGGGCTCAAGAACTCGGGGCTCGGCAACGGCTTCAAGGAGATCGCCAGAGCGGTCGTCCGCTTCGACGCCGACGGCGGTGTCGAGGTGCGGCACTGCTGGACCGAGATGGGCCAGGGGATCCACACCGTCGCTCAGCAGGTTGCAGCCGAGGAGTTGGGTGTCGATCCCGCCAAGGTCCGGGTGGTCGTCGACACGACCAGGGAGCTCGGCGCCGGTCAGACGACCGGCTCGCGGGGCACCCTCATGGGGGCGGGCGCAGTCGCCGACGCGTGCCGCCTCGCCAAGGAGAGCGGGATGGCGCCGGGCGTCGACTATCCGGGCGAGTACCGCGTCGACTGGACCAACAAGCTCGAGGACGCCGTCGAGCACCCGATCATCCACTCGACGTTCGGGTATGCCGCCCAGGTCGTCATCGCAGACAAAGCGACGGGGGCCATCGAGAAGGTGGTGGCGGCACACGACGTCGGCCGGGCGGTAAACCCGCTCTTGTGCTCCGGGCAGATCGAGGGCTCGGTTCACATGGGACTGGGGTACGCCCTCTCCGAGGAGTTCCCGGCCGACGAGCTGGGGCGTCCGACCAACATGACCTTGCGGTCGCTCGGGATCATCCGCCCGAAAGACATGCCGGACGTGGAGGTGATCCTCGTCGAAGCGCCACAGCCGAACGCCCCGTACGGGATCAAGGGCGTCGGTGAGATCGGGCTCGTGCCGACTGCGGGCGCCGTCGCCGCGGCGTTCCACGACGTCGACGGCGTGTGGCGGACGAAGCTGCCGATGCAGGTTCACCAGCCACTCGGCGTATGA
- a CDS encoding amidohydrolase family protein, with product MSGAKTPGLVCAHHHLYSALARGMPAPPVTPTSFRGILEQVWWRLDAALDLEMIRWSAMLGALEALESGTTAIVDHHESPSAIEGSLDVIAAACAEVGVRLVAAYGVTDRHGTDGAKRGLEENRRFLDAGGRGLVGVHAAFTCSDATLEDAAALASDHGVGVHIHVAEGPEDAEAAERLEKLTGDGWLLAHGVHLPTDHRLKGTILHNPMSNLNNAVGYAEPARFTNPVALGTDGIGGNVVESFRLAYVMHRSADVTATPETAWGWLEAGWQLVPEARGDVVTWSYEPMDPWHVAFTPGIRPVDVVVDGDTVLSEGRSTRVDPTEIRARAAEQASRLHARL from the coding sequence ATGAGCGGGGCCAAGACCCCGGGGCTCGTCTGCGCCCATCACCACCTCTACTCGGCGCTCGCCAGGGGCATGCCGGCGCCACCAGTGACACCGACCTCCTTTCGCGGCATCCTCGAGCAGGTGTGGTGGCGCCTCGACGCGGCGCTCGACCTCGAGATGATCCGCTGGTCGGCGATGCTCGGGGCTCTCGAGGCGCTCGAGTCCGGGACGACCGCGATCGTCGACCACCACGAGTCGCCGAGCGCCATCGAGGGAAGCCTCGACGTCATCGCCGCCGCCTGTGCCGAGGTTGGCGTGCGCCTCGTCGCCGCCTACGGAGTCACCGACCGGCATGGAACGGACGGCGCCAAGCGGGGCCTCGAGGAGAACAGGCGCTTCCTCGATGCGGGCGGACGAGGCCTCGTCGGGGTGCACGCCGCCTTCACCTGCAGCGACGCCACCCTCGAAGACGCTGCGGCGCTCGCCTCCGACCACGGCGTCGGGGTCCACATCCACGTCGCCGAAGGCCCCGAGGACGCCGAAGCCGCAGAACGACTCGAGAAGCTCACCGGCGACGGCTGGCTGCTCGCCCATGGCGTCCACCTGCCCACCGACCACCGCCTGAAGGGCACCATCCTCCACAATCCGATGTCGAACCTGAACAATGCAGTCGGGTACGCCGAGCCCGCCCGCTTCACCAACCCGGTTGCGCTCGGAACGGACGGAATCGGCGGCAACGTCGTGGAGTCGTTCCGCCTGGCGTATGTGATGCACCGCTCGGCCGACGTGACGGCGACGCCCGAGACGGCGTGGGGCTGGCTGGAGGCCGGGTGGCAGCTCGTGCCGGAAGCTCGCGGCGACGTCGTCACCTGGTCGTACGAGCCGATGGACCCGTGGCATGTGGCATTCACGCCGGGCATCAGGCCCGTCGATGTCGTCGTCGACGGCGACACGGTCCTGTCGGAAGGCAGGTCCACGCGGGTAGATCCCACCGAGATCAGGGCCAGGGCCGCCGAGCAGGCCTCCCGGCTCCACGCGAGGCTGTGA
- a CDS encoding thiamine-binding protein, translating to MPTCRAEFTIEPFEEGHQGPHVTAAIEAVVAEGLSPDVGPFGTAITGDSNAVVGAIARVIDAATGAGATRVTVNLEARP from the coding sequence ATGCCGACGTGTCGCGCCGAGTTCACGATCGAGCCCTTCGAGGAAGGCCACCAAGGGCCGCACGTCACCGCGGCGATCGAAGCGGTGGTTGCTGAGGGCCTTTCACCGGACGTGGGGCCCTTCGGCACGGCCATCACGGGCGACTCGAACGCAGTCGTCGGTGCGATCGCCCGCGTCATCGACGCCGCCACGGGTGCCGGGGCGACCCGGGTGACCGTCAACCTCGAGGCTCGGCCATGA
- a CDS encoding metallopeptidase family protein, with translation MNPGWIAQDEFDRVVADAFETLPGWVREAMRDVAIMVEDEPPDGAGPEHGLLLGMYHGVPLTRRGARAAGSMPDSIVLYRRPILRAVRRRADVSDRVRAVLLHEIGHAMGMTEARLREMGVH, from the coding sequence GTGAATCCCGGATGGATCGCACAGGACGAGTTCGATCGCGTCGTGGCCGACGCATTCGAAACGTTGCCCGGTTGGGTCCGCGAGGCGATGCGCGACGTGGCGATCATGGTCGAGGACGAGCCGCCGGACGGAGCGGGGCCCGAGCACGGGCTGCTACTCGGCATGTACCACGGAGTCCCCCTCACTCGTCGTGGAGCCAGGGCGGCGGGATCGATGCCGGACTCGATCGTCCTTTACCGCCGGCCGATCTTGCGGGCCGTGCGCCGCCGCGCCGACGTCTCCGACCGGGTGCGCGCCGTGCTGTTGCACGAGATCGGCCACGCCATGGGGATGACCGAGGCGCGCCTCCGCGAGATGGGCGTCCACTGA